The Aeromicrobium senzhongii genome includes a window with the following:
- a CDS encoding dihydroorotase, translating into MSTVIKGARILGDEVADILMEGGVITQIGTDLTGDEVVDAEGLIALPGLVDLHTHLREPGREDAETVLTGTQAAAKGGFTCVFAMANTEPVADTAGVVEQVWRLGREHGYADVQPIGAVTVGLAGEHLAELGAMADSAAQVRVFSDDGKCVSDAVLMRRALEYVKAFDGVIAQHAQEPRLTEGAQMNEGPLSGELGLTGWPAVAEEAIIARDVLLAEHVGSRLHVCHLSTRGSVEIVRWAKSRGIDVTAEVTPHHLLLDDELVRSYDPIYKVNPPLRSKDDVLAVREGLADGTIDIVATDHAPHPMEDKECEWQAAAFGMIGLETALSIVQQTMVDTGALTWARVAEVMSANPARIGRATTHGRPLAIGEPAHVVLYDPTAKRTIEPADTASLSRNTPYAGRELPGRVVATFLAGKPTVLEGKLQ; encoded by the coding sequence ATGAGCACCGTCATCAAGGGCGCCCGCATCCTGGGCGACGAGGTGGCCGACATCTTGATGGAGGGCGGTGTCATCACTCAGATCGGCACCGACCTGACCGGTGACGAGGTCGTCGACGCCGAGGGCCTCATCGCCCTGCCCGGCCTCGTCGACCTGCACACCCATCTGCGCGAGCCGGGCCGCGAGGACGCCGAGACCGTCCTCACCGGCACCCAGGCCGCCGCCAAGGGCGGCTTCACCTGCGTCTTCGCGATGGCCAACACCGAGCCCGTCGCCGACACCGCCGGCGTCGTCGAGCAGGTCTGGCGCCTCGGTCGCGAGCACGGCTACGCCGACGTCCAGCCCATCGGCGCCGTCACCGTCGGCCTGGCGGGGGAGCACCTCGCCGAGCTGGGCGCGATGGCCGACTCGGCCGCCCAGGTCCGCGTCTTCAGCGACGACGGCAAGTGCGTCAGCGACGCCGTCCTCATGCGCCGCGCCCTGGAGTACGTCAAGGCGTTCGACGGCGTCATCGCCCAGCACGCGCAGGAGCCGCGCCTCACCGAGGGCGCCCAGATGAACGAGGGCCCGCTCTCGGGGGAGCTCGGCCTCACCGGCTGGCCCGCGGTCGCCGAGGAGGCGATCATCGCCCGCGACGTCCTGCTGGCCGAGCACGTCGGCAGCCGCCTGCACGTGTGCCACCTGTCCACGCGCGGCTCGGTCGAGATCGTGCGCTGGGCCAAGAGCCGCGGCATCGACGTCACCGCCGAGGTCACGCCCCACCACCTGCTGCTCGACGACGAACTGGTCCGCAGCTACGACCCGATCTACAAGGTCAACCCGCCGCTGCGCAGCAAGGACGACGTCCTCGCCGTCCGCGAGGGCCTGGCCGACGGCACGATCGACATCGTCGCCACCGACCACGCCCCGCACCCCATGGAGGACAAGGAGTGCGAGTGGCAGGCCGCGGCCTTCGGCATGATCGGCCTCGAGACCGCGCTGTCGATCGTGCAGCAGACCATGGTCGACACCGGCGCCCTCACCTGGGCCCGCGTCGCCGAGGTGATGAGCGCCAATCCGGCGCGCATCGGCCGAGCCACCACCCACGGCCGCCCGCTGGCGATCGGCGAGCCCGCCCACGTGGTGCTCTACGACCCGACGGCGAAGCGTACGATCGAGCCCGCCGACACCGCGAGCCTCTCGCGCAACACACCGTACGCCGGAAGGGAACTTCCCGGCCGCGTGGTCGCGACGTTCCTCGCCGGCAAGCCCACCGTCCTGGAAGGAAAGCTGCAGTGA
- the carA gene encoding glutamine-hydrolyzing carbamoyl-phosphate synthase small subunit, whose product MTFTPAILVLEDGRTFRGRSYGATGTTIAEIVFNTGMTGYQETLTDPSYRGQIVVMTAPHIGNTGANPEDFESGRVWVDGYVVRDPARQRSNWRSDRTLDELLAEQGVVGISGIDTRALTRHLRERGSMRAGISTEVLDPEQLLEQVQQAPGMTGSNYLADVTVPEAHVVPAEGEKKYTVVALDLGIKGMTPKLMAKRGIEVHVLPATASLDEVLAIEPDGVFMSNGPGDPATADHQVELVQGVLERGTPYFGICLGNQIFGRALGRGTYKLKYGHRGVNQPVQDRTTGKVEITAHNHGFAVDAPLDEDFETPFGPARVTHVCLNDDVVEGIALLDQPGFSVQYHPEAAAGPHDAGYLFDRFTDLMEAARAEAH is encoded by the coding sequence GTGACGTTCACCCCCGCCATCCTCGTGCTCGAGGACGGACGCACCTTCCGCGGCCGCTCCTACGGCGCGACCGGCACCACCATCGCCGAGATCGTCTTCAACACCGGCATGACCGGCTACCAGGAGACGCTCACCGACCCGTCGTACCGCGGCCAGATCGTCGTCATGACGGCCCCGCACATCGGCAACACCGGCGCCAACCCCGAGGACTTCGAGTCCGGCCGGGTCTGGGTCGACGGCTACGTCGTGCGCGACCCCGCCCGCCAGCGCTCCAACTGGCGCTCCGACCGCACCCTCGACGAGCTGCTCGCCGAGCAGGGCGTCGTCGGCATCAGCGGCATCGACACCCGCGCCCTGACGCGCCACCTGCGCGAGCGCGGCTCCATGCGCGCCGGCATCAGCACCGAGGTCCTCGACCCCGAGCAGCTGCTCGAGCAGGTGCAGCAGGCGCCGGGCATGACCGGCTCGAACTACCTCGCCGACGTCACCGTCCCCGAGGCGCACGTCGTCCCGGCCGAGGGTGAGAAGAAGTACACGGTCGTCGCGCTCGACCTGGGCATCAAGGGCATGACCCCCAAGCTCATGGCCAAGCGCGGCATCGAGGTGCACGTGCTGCCCGCCACGGCCTCGCTCGACGAGGTCCTCGCGATCGAGCCCGACGGCGTCTTCATGTCGAACGGCCCCGGCGACCCGGCCACCGCCGACCACCAGGTCGAACTGGTCCAGGGCGTCCTCGAGCGTGGCACGCCGTACTTCGGCATCTGCCTGGGCAACCAGATCTTCGGCCGCGCCCTCGGACGCGGCACCTACAAGCTCAAGTACGGACACCGCGGCGTCAACCAGCCGGTGCAGGACCGCACGACGGGCAAGGTCGAGATCACCGCGCACAACCACGGGTTCGCCGTGGACGCGCCGCTCGACGAGGACTTCGAGACGCCCTTCGGGCCGGCTCGGGTCACCCACGTGTGCCTGAACGACGACGTCGTCGAGGGCATCGCCCTGCTGGACCAGCCCGGGTTCAGCGTCCAGTACCACCCCGAGGCCGCCGCGGGTCCGCACGACGCCGGCTACCTCTTCGACCGCTTCACCGACCTCATGGAGGCAGCTCGTGCCGAAGCGCACTGA
- the carB gene encoding carbamoyl-phosphate synthase large subunit: MPKRTDIESVLVIGSGPIVIGQAAEFDYSGTQACRVLREEGLRVILVNSNPATIMTDPEFADATYVEPITPEYVEKVIAAERPDALLATLGGQTALNAAIELDKRGILEKYGVELIGASIDAIEKGENRESFKRIVEGLPAEWGAEVAKSVICHTMAECEAGVEELGGYPVVVRPSFTMGGSGSGLAYDHEDLLRIAGSGLALSPTTEVLLEESILGWKEYELEVMRDTADNVVIVCSIENLDPMGVHTGDSITVAPAMTLTDVEYQRLRDISIGVIREVGVDTGGCNIQFAVNPEDGRIVVIEMNPRVSRSSALASKATGFPIAKIAAKVAIGYTLDEIPNDITQETPASFEPSLDYVVVKVPRFAFEKFPAADATLTTHMKSVGEAMAIGRNFTEALQKALRSLDRPAAAFSWEREWVDLDKDDLLQRASVPHDGRLKLVMDALRAGATADEVFEATRIDPWFVDQLALLNEVAAELTAAERLTPDLLRHAKRHGFSDAQIGRIRGMSEDVVRGVRHALGVRPVYKTVDTCAAEFAAKTPYHYSSYDEETEVEPRERPAVLILGSGPNRIGQGIEFDYSCVHASLALSDAGYETVMVNCNPETVSTDYDTSDRLYFEPLTLEDVLEVVHAESQAGPIAGVVVQLGGQTPLGLAAGLKANGVPVVGTQPEAIDLAEERGAFGRVLAEAGLPAPKHGTATTFDGAKRIADEIGYPVLVRPSYVLGGRGMEIVYDEESLSSYIENATEISPDRPVLVDRFLDDAVEIDVDALFDGEELFLGGVMEHIEEAGVHSGDSACALPPITLGSLEIDRIRASTEAIARGVGVHGLLNIQFALSSDTLYVLEANPRASRTVPFVSKATATPLAKAAARIMLGESIADLRTAGVLPAEGDGGRLPATAPIAVKEAVMPFNRFRTYDGRYVDTLLGPEMRSTGEVMGIDASFGSAFAKSQSASGPQNGLPTSGTVFVSVANRDKRHMIFPIKRLADLGFEILATSGTAEVLQRNGVQATVLRKLHEEGSTGSTVVEKINDREVQLIVNTPHGLGSGVNARIDGYEIRTAAVAEGIPCLTTVQALAAAVQGIEAEIAGSIGVRSLQSWAETVTR; this comes from the coding sequence GTGCCGAAGCGCACTGACATCGAGTCCGTTCTCGTCATCGGGTCCGGCCCGATCGTCATCGGCCAGGCGGCCGAGTTCGACTACTCCGGCACCCAGGCCTGCCGCGTCCTGCGCGAGGAGGGCCTGCGGGTCATCTTGGTCAACTCCAACCCGGCCACGATCATGACCGACCCGGAGTTCGCCGACGCCACGTACGTCGAGCCGATCACGCCCGAGTACGTCGAGAAGGTCATCGCCGCGGAGCGTCCCGACGCCCTGCTGGCCACCCTGGGCGGCCAGACCGCCCTCAACGCGGCCATCGAGCTGGACAAGCGCGGCATCCTCGAGAAGTACGGCGTCGAGCTGATCGGCGCGTCCATCGACGCGATCGAGAAGGGCGAGAACCGCGAGTCGTTCAAGCGGATCGTCGAGGGCCTGCCGGCCGAGTGGGGCGCCGAGGTCGCCAAGTCCGTCATCTGCCACACGATGGCCGAGTGCGAGGCCGGCGTCGAGGAGCTCGGCGGCTACCCGGTCGTCGTTCGTCCGTCGTTCACGATGGGCGGCTCCGGCTCCGGCCTGGCGTACGACCACGAGGACCTGCTGCGCATCGCCGGCAGCGGCCTGGCGCTCAGCCCCACCACCGAGGTGCTCCTCGAGGAGTCGATCCTCGGCTGGAAGGAGTACGAGCTCGAGGTCATGCGCGACACCGCCGACAACGTGGTGATCGTCTGCTCGATCGAGAACCTCGACCCGATGGGCGTCCACACCGGCGACTCGATCACCGTCGCCCCGGCCATGACGCTGACCGACGTCGAGTACCAGCGCCTGCGCGACATCTCGATCGGCGTCATCCGCGAGGTCGGCGTCGACACCGGCGGCTGCAACATCCAGTTCGCGGTCAACCCCGAGGACGGCCGCATCGTCGTCATCGAGATGAACCCCCGCGTCTCGCGCTCCTCGGCGCTGGCGTCGAAGGCCACCGGCTTCCCGATCGCCAAGATCGCCGCCAAGGTCGCCATCGGCTACACGCTCGACGAGATCCCCAACGACATCACGCAGGAGACCCCGGCCAGCTTCGAGCCGAGCCTGGACTACGTCGTCGTCAAGGTGCCGCGGTTCGCGTTCGAGAAGTTCCCGGCCGCCGACGCCACGCTGACGACGCACATGAAGTCCGTCGGCGAGGCCATGGCGATCGGCCGCAACTTCACCGAGGCCCTGCAGAAGGCGCTGCGCTCGCTCGACCGGCCCGCCGCCGCGTTCTCGTGGGAGCGCGAGTGGGTCGACCTGGACAAGGACGACCTGCTGCAGCGCGCCTCCGTGCCGCACGACGGCCGGCTCAAGCTGGTCATGGACGCGCTGCGTGCCGGCGCCACCGCCGACGAGGTCTTCGAGGCCACTCGCATCGACCCGTGGTTCGTCGACCAGTTGGCGCTGCTCAACGAGGTCGCGGCCGAGCTGACGGCGGCCGAGCGGCTGACGCCCGACCTGCTGCGCCACGCCAAGCGCCACGGCTTCTCCGACGCGCAGATCGGTCGCATCCGCGGCATGTCCGAGGACGTTGTCCGCGGCGTCCGGCACGCCCTGGGCGTCCGTCCGGTCTACAAGACCGTCGACACCTGCGCGGCCGAGTTCGCGGCCAAGACGCCGTACCACTACTCGTCCTACGACGAGGAGACCGAGGTCGAGCCGCGTGAGCGTCCGGCGGTGCTGATCCTGGGCTCCGGCCCGAACCGCATCGGCCAGGGCATCGAGTTCGACTACTCGTGCGTCCACGCGTCGCTCGCGCTGTCCGATGCCGGGTACGAGACCGTCATGGTCAACTGCAACCCCGAGACCGTCTCGACCGACTACGACACGAGCGACCGGCTGTACTTCGAGCCGCTGACGCTCGAGGACGTGCTCGAGGTCGTGCACGCCGAGTCGCAGGCCGGCCCCATCGCGGGCGTCGTCGTGCAGCTCGGCGGCCAGACTCCGCTGGGCCTCGCAGCCGGGCTCAAGGCCAACGGCGTGCCCGTCGTGGGCACCCAGCCCGAGGCGATCGACCTGGCCGAGGAGCGCGGTGCCTTCGGCCGCGTCCTGGCCGAGGCCGGTCTGCCCGCACCCAAGCACGGCACCGCCACCACGTTCGACGGTGCCAAGCGCATCGCCGACGAGATCGGCTACCCGGTCCTGGTGCGCCCGTCCTACGTGCTCGGCGGCCGCGGTATGGAGATCGTGTACGACGAGGAGTCGCTCTCGTCCTACATCGAGAACGCCACCGAGATCTCGCCCGACCGGCCCGTGCTGGTCGACCGCTTCCTCGACGACGCGGTGGAGATCGACGTCGACGCGCTGTTCGACGGCGAGGAGCTGTTCCTCGGCGGCGTCATGGAGCACATCGAGGAGGCCGGGGTCCACTCCGGCGACTCGGCGTGCGCCCTGCCCCCGATCACCCTGGGCAGTCTCGAGATCGACCGGATCCGCGCCTCGACCGAGGCGATCGCCCGCGGTGTCGGCGTCCACGGCCTGCTGAACATCCAGTTCGCGCTCAGCTCGGACACGCTCTACGTGCTCGAGGCCAACCCGCGCGCCTCGCGCACCGTGCCGTTCGTCTCCAAGGCGACCGCGACGCCGCTGGCCAAGGCCGCCGCCCGGATCATGCTCGGCGAGTCCATCGCCGACCTGCGCACCGCCGGTGTCCTGCCCGCCGAGGGTGACGGAGGCCGACTGCCGGCCACCGCGCCGATCGCGGTCAAGGAGGCGGTCATGCCGTTCAACCGCTTCCGGACCTACGACGGTCGATATGTCGACACGTTGCTCGGCCCCGAGATGCGCTCGACCGGCGAGGTCATGGGCATCGACGCCTCGTTCGGCTCGGCGTTCGCCAAGAGCCAGTCCGCGTCCGGTCCGCAGAACGGCCTGCCCACCTCGGGCACGGTGTTCGTGTCGGTGGCCAACCGCGACAAGCGCCACATGATCTTCCCGATCAAGCGTCTGGCCGATCTCGGCTTCGAGATCCTGGCCACCAGCGGCACGGCCGAGGTCCTGCAGCGCAACGGCGTCCAGGCCACGGTCCTGCGCAAGCTGCACGAGGAGGGCTCGACCGGCAGCACCGTGGTCGAGAAGATCAACGACCGCGAGGTCCAGCTGATCGTCAACACCCCGCACGGCCTGGGCAGCGGTGTGAACGCGCGCATCGACGGCTACGAGATCCGCACGGCCGCCGTGGCCGAGGGCATCCCGTGCCTCACGACGGTGCAGGCGCTCGCCGCCGCGGTCCAGGGCATCGAGGCCGAGATCGCCGGCAGCATCGGCGTCCGCTCGCTGCAGTCCTGGGCGGAGACGGTGACGCGATGA
- the pyrF gene encoding orotidine-5'-phosphate decarboxylase, whose translation MSFGSRAQVAMQAYGPLCVGIDPHPHLLEEWGLEDSVEGLDRFAATCVEAFAGKVAFVKPQSAFFERFGARGVAILERTLQDLRHTGSLTILDVKRGDIGSTTEAYADAYLDDDAPMAADAITVSPYLGFGSLTPFFAAAEKNDAGVFVLAFTSNPEAIRLQTATTSSGMTVGDQTLAQLALANEGAEPMGSFGAVIGARVAHVDARRLDINGPILVPGFGAQGGTVEHLRELFGSVLDSIIPSTSREVLAKGPDVIALRAAAAAANDSLSLL comes from the coding sequence ATGAGCTTCGGCAGTCGCGCCCAGGTGGCGATGCAGGCGTACGGTCCGCTGTGCGTCGGCATCGACCCCCACCCTCATCTGCTCGAGGAGTGGGGGCTGGAGGACTCGGTCGAGGGACTCGATCGGTTCGCCGCCACCTGCGTCGAGGCGTTCGCCGGCAAGGTCGCGTTCGTGAAGCCGCAGTCGGCCTTCTTCGAGCGCTTCGGCGCCCGCGGCGTCGCCATCCTCGAGCGCACGCTGCAGGACCTGCGGCACACCGGGTCGTTGACGATCCTGGACGTCAAGCGCGGGGACATCGGCAGCACCACCGAGGCCTACGCCGACGCCTACCTCGACGACGACGCCCCGATGGCCGCCGACGCGATCACCGTCAGCCCGTACCTGGGCTTCGGGTCGCTGACGCCGTTCTTCGCGGCCGCCGAGAAGAACGACGCCGGCGTGTTCGTGCTGGCGTTCACCTCGAACCCCGAGGCGATCCGCCTGCAGACCGCGACGACCTCGTCGGGGATGACGGTCGGCGACCAGACCCTGGCCCAGTTGGCGCTGGCCAACGAGGGTGCCGAGCCGATGGGCTCCTTCGGTGCCGTCATCGGGGCGCGCGTGGCCCACGTCGACGCGCGGCGCCTGGACATCAACGGGCCGATCCTGGTGCCGGGCTTCGGCGCCCAGGGCGGCACGGTCGAGCACCTGCGCGAGCTGTTCGGGTCGGTCCTCGACTCGATCATCCCCAGCACCTCCCGCGAGGTGCTGGCGAAGGGCCCCGACGTCATCGCGCTGCGTGCCGCTGCCGCTGCGGCGAACGACTCGCTGTCCCTGCTCTAG
- a CDS encoding CHAT domain-containing protein, with product MLTAQELHRRGLEHLHQWRYASARREFQRALTRDPSLELQARILVSLALAVTELGEPETGLELCGQAHGLGVDSPQVTALITSQEAALHQRRGEYDRSLALYEQSIDHLPDASLELANSLNDLGVVRLRLGDFAAAERDFARAAAAFQQLGDAVGHATAQHNSGYAAMRRWDLATALRLMEAARPVLAEGSQVALALVDQDRAEALLNAGMASEAIGLLEASAAILGRHRHHQMRAECDLVAARALLATDPQRSRRLARLTAQRLRRIGSESWALRAEILEAVAQARIATVPAAWLPETDRLAAALRERRLDHEAQLLDLNAARAAIAVGDLTAARTRMQRSRTTSTDSLTERLLERAAMADLALAEGSRDDALAHLRAGLGLLHDWQSTFGSLDMMSSVVGHGRGLAASGIRLTLDGGSPELVFEWSERARALTTRVVPVRPPRDGATAADLMEIRALTVAEPEPDTSAARRLENLRERVRQRAWLDAGSGEVNEICALDDLERALGHDSALVSYVWDGAARISALVVTDAARSVVDLGASGPILRLLGGLRADLDVSAGRSGDAIARVVRAGLLRRLGEVGDALVAPLLDRVGDRRVVVTQAGVLAGIPWSMLPGFAGRPVTVASAATRWLATRGLPQPRRAAFVAGPEVVRAMEEVKQSAARWPRAVTLTDDAATVAATLAAAGQVDLLHISAHGRHAVENPLFSGLRLADGPLFGYDLDELARVPDVVILSACEVGRSTQRWAEESLGMVNAWLHAGARCVIASPAAVADDEACELLQDVHRLMAGGTPPAVALAEATADRPTSFVCFGAGW from the coding sequence ATGCTCACCGCGCAGGAGCTGCACCGTCGGGGGCTCGAACACCTCCACCAGTGGCGGTACGCCTCGGCACGCCGTGAGTTCCAGCGCGCCCTGACCCGCGACCCGTCGCTGGAGTTGCAGGCGCGGATCCTGGTCAGCCTGGCCCTGGCAGTGACGGAGCTGGGCGAGCCCGAGACAGGTCTCGAACTGTGCGGGCAGGCCCATGGCCTCGGCGTCGACTCGCCGCAGGTCACCGCGCTCATCACGAGCCAGGAGGCGGCGCTGCACCAGCGGCGCGGCGAGTACGACCGATCCTTGGCGCTCTACGAGCAGTCGATCGACCACCTGCCCGACGCGTCCTTGGAGCTCGCCAACAGCCTCAACGATCTGGGTGTCGTCCGGCTGCGACTCGGCGACTTCGCCGCGGCCGAGCGCGACTTCGCCCGCGCCGCTGCCGCCTTCCAGCAACTCGGCGACGCGGTGGGCCACGCGACGGCGCAGCACAACAGCGGTTATGCGGCGATGCGCCGGTGGGACCTCGCCACCGCACTGCGCCTGATGGAGGCGGCACGTCCCGTCCTGGCCGAGGGCTCGCAGGTGGCGCTGGCGCTCGTCGACCAGGACCGGGCCGAGGCACTGCTCAATGCCGGCATGGCCAGCGAGGCGATCGGCCTGCTGGAGGCCAGCGCCGCGATCCTGGGACGACACCGCCACCACCAGATGCGGGCGGAGTGCGACCTGGTCGCCGCCCGAGCCCTGCTGGCCACGGACCCGCAGCGGTCCCGGCGACTCGCGCGCCTCACGGCACAGCGACTGCGCCGGATCGGGAGCGAGTCATGGGCTCTTCGCGCCGAGATCCTCGAGGCGGTCGCGCAGGCGCGCATCGCCACCGTGCCCGCGGCCTGGTTGCCGGAGACGGACCGGTTGGCTGCCGCCCTGCGCGAGCGCCGCCTCGATCACGAGGCACAGTTGCTCGATCTCAACGCTGCCCGCGCCGCGATCGCCGTGGGCGACCTGACCGCGGCACGGACGCGGATGCAGCGCAGCCGCACCACCAGCACCGACTCCCTCACCGAGCGGCTGCTCGAGCGGGCCGCGATGGCCGATCTCGCACTGGCTGAGGGGTCCCGTGACGACGCCTTGGCGCACCTGCGCGCGGGGCTGGGTCTCCTCCACGACTGGCAGTCGACGTTCGGCAGCCTCGACATGATGAGCTCGGTGGTCGGCCACGGCCGCGGACTCGCCGCATCGGGCATCCGCCTGACGCTGGACGGCGGATCGCCCGAGCTGGTCTTCGAGTGGTCGGAGCGCGCCCGGGCGCTGACGACACGGGTCGTTCCCGTGCGACCGCCCCGCGACGGCGCCACGGCCGCAGACCTGATGGAGATCCGTGCGCTGACCGTGGCCGAGCCCGAACCGGACACGAGCGCGGCCCGGCGACTCGAGAACCTGCGCGAGCGCGTCCGGCAACGGGCGTGGCTGGACGCGGGCTCCGGCGAGGTGAACGAGATCTGCGCGCTCGACGACCTCGAACGGGCGCTCGGTCACGACAGCGCCCTGGTCAGCTACGTGTGGGACGGCGCCGCGCGGATCAGCGCCCTCGTCGTCACCGATGCGGCCCGATCCGTGGTCGACCTGGGCGCGTCCGGTCCGATCCTGCGCCTGCTCGGCGGCCTGCGTGCGGACCTCGACGTCAGCGCAGGGCGCTCCGGTGACGCCATCGCTCGCGTGGTGCGGGCAGGTCTGCTGCGTCGTCTGGGTGAGGTGGGCGATGCGCTGGTCGCGCCGCTCCTCGACCGGGTCGGCGATCGGCGCGTCGTCGTCACCCAGGCCGGCGTCCTCGCCGGCATCCCGTGGTCGATGCTTCCCGGCTTCGCGGGACGGCCCGTCACGGTCGCCTCCGCGGCCACCCGCTGGCTGGCCACCCGCGGCCTGCCGCAGCCGCGCCGAGCAGCCTTCGTGGCCGGGCCCGAGGTGGTCCGCGCCATGGAGGAGGTCAAGCAGTCGGCGGCGCGATGGCCGCGAGCAGTGACGCTCACCGACGACGCAGCGACGGTCGCCGCCACCTTGGCCGCCGCGGGACAGGTCGACCTGCTGCACATCTCCGCGCATGGCCGCCACGCGGTGGAGAACCCCCTCTTCTCGGGTCTCCGGCTGGCCGACGGCCCCCTCTTCGGCTACGACCTCGACGAACTGGCCCGAGTGCCCGACGTGGTGATCCTCTCGGCCTGTGAGGTGGGCCGCTCGACCCAGCGCTGGGCCGAGGAGTCGCTCGGCATGGTCAACGCATGGCTGCACGCGGGCGCCCGCTGCGTCATCGCCTCGCCGGCCGCCGTCGCCGACGACGAGGCCTGCGAGCTCCTGCAGGACGTACACCGGCTCATGGCCGGTGGCACTCCCCCGGCCGTCGCGCTGGCCGAGGCCACGGCCGACCGGCCGACCTCGTTCGTCTGCTTCGGCGCCGGCTGGTGA
- a CDS encoding S8/S53 family peptidase translates to MAPEDNGHRRTPRFESFDDWTRARSIAEEQGRLLAAESGALVDGVRANPTAYLSTRLLVSTLIDVDAAIALLRDAARAFDWLVEEDPDFPRITLDESPQERRERLERYPWAAGVLGLARVVISATQNSPTRPPDAWTLLQAARASSPDGDLLRGIGLDHVLSTSPLTRGNPLTRGNPLTRGNPLTRGNPLTRGNGVDSYADQGSGGRQPVSYVGPAPGRAPDDPDGPRRARIGVVDTGCGAHPWFTVAVHDGSGLLPGATIGRTDTATDPESVGDVSGPLDGSLDEASGHGTFIVGLLHQGAPDADIHWWRVLDSDGTTPESDLATVLMRIAQLVRLGDTGGGLDLDVLNLSFGYYHETPVDHLFDPTLYEILAAIGRTGTVVVCSSGNDATTRPMFPAAFAPWDGADQIVVHDPRSTPIVAVGALNPNAVTDALYSNAGPWVAVHRPGSSLVSTVPPFQGGLEPVARIRHGSRVREAIDPDDYRGGFAVWSGTSFAAPVFAAELAQRLSRELPPPDAPERPAEEIVQQNASVVAKLVAARP, encoded by the coding sequence ATGGCCCCCGAGGACAACGGCCACCGCCGGACCCCGCGGTTCGAGTCGTTCGACGACTGGACGCGCGCCCGATCGATCGCCGAGGAGCAGGGCCGCCTGCTCGCGGCCGAGTCCGGGGCGCTGGTCGACGGTGTGCGGGCGAACCCGACCGCCTACCTCAGCACCCGGCTCCTGGTGTCGACGCTGATCGACGTCGACGCGGCGATCGCCCTGTTGCGCGATGCCGCGCGGGCGTTCGACTGGCTCGTCGAGGAGGACCCCGACTTCCCCCGCATCACGCTCGACGAGTCACCCCAGGAGCGTCGCGAGCGCCTCGAGCGCTACCCGTGGGCCGCCGGTGTGCTCGGCCTCGCCCGGGTGGTCATCTCGGCCACCCAGAACTCCCCCACGCGCCCGCCGGACGCCTGGACGCTCCTGCAGGCGGCGCGCGCCAGCTCGCCGGACGGCGACCTGCTGCGGGGCATCGGCCTGGACCACGTCCTGTCGACCTCGCCGCTCACCCGCGGGAACCCCCTCACGCGGGGCAACCCGCTCACCCGGGGCAACCCGTTGACCCGAGGCAATCCCCTGACGCGAGGCAACGGAGTCGACTCGTACGCCGACCAGGGCAGCGGGGGCCGTCAACCCGTCTCGTACGTCGGCCCGGCTCCGGGGCGTGCCCCGGACGACCCCGACGGGCCGCGTCGCGCCCGGATCGGAGTGGTCGACACGGGCTGCGGGGCCCATCCCTGGTTCACCGTCGCCGTGCACGACGGCAGCGGGCTGTTGCCGGGCGCGACGATCGGTCGGACCGACACGGCCACCGACCCCGAGTCCGTGGGTGACGTCTCCGGACCGCTGGACGGCTCGCTCGACGAGGCCTCCGGTCACGGCACGTTCATCGTCGGTCTGCTCCATCAGGGTGCGCCCGACGCCGACATCCACTGGTGGCGGGTCCTGGACTCCGACGGCACCACGCCCGAGTCCGACCTCGCGACGGTGCTCATGCGGATCGCCCAGCTGGTGCGCCTCGGCGACACCGGTGGCGGACTCGACCTCGACGTCCTCAACCTCTCGTTCGGGTACTACCACGAGACGCCGGTCGACCACCTCTTCGACCCGACGCTCTACGAGATCCTCGCCGCGATCGGCCGGACCGGAACCGTCGTCGTCTGCTCGTCGGGCAACGACGCCACCACTCGCCCGATGTTCCCGGCGGCGTTCGCGCCGTGGGACGGCGCCGACCAGATCGTGGTCCACGACCCCCGCAGCACTCCGATCGTGGCGGTGGGCGCGCTCAACCCGAACGCCGTCACCGACGCGCTGTACTCGAACGCCGGGCCCTGGGTCGCCGTGCATCGCCCCGGCTCGTCCCTGGTCAGCACCGTGCCACCGTTCCAGGGCGGACTCGAGCCCGTCGCTCGGATCCGCCATGGCTCGCGGGTCCGCGAGGCGATCGACCCGGACGACTACCGAGGCGGTTTCGCCGTGTGGAGCGGGACCTCGTTCGCCGCCCCCGTGTTCGCGGCGGAGCTCGCCCAGCGTCTCAGCCGCGAACTGCCGCCACCCGACGCACCTGAACGTCCGGCCGAGGAGATCGTCCAGCAGAACGCGTCGGTCGTGGCCAAGCTCGTCGCCGCTCGACCATGA